AGCCGCGGGGTCGGCCCGCGGGTGTCGACCATGACGGAGTAGACCTCCTCCATCGGGAAGTGCGGGCCGCTCCACTCCCACGACGTACGCGCCTCGTCGGAGGTGCCGAGCCACATGCCCTTGCGGGTCCCGACCATGAGCAGCGTGCGCGACATCGGACCTCCAGGACCGGGTGTGAGCGGGGAGTCGCTATGACTATTCCGATTAGGAACACTACTCTTGGCCGGAGATGAGTCAAGACATCCCGGTCACCGGATACGCGATCCTCGGCCTCCTCACCTTCGGCGACGAGCTGACGGGGTACGAGATCAAGCAGCGCGCCGACGTCACGCTCCGCTTCTACTGGGTCTCCCCCGCGATGAGCCAGATCTACACCGAGCTGCGGCGGCTCAGCGACCACGGCCTCGTCGCGGCCGACGTACGCACCGACGGCGGGCGGGACGTGACGACGTACGCGATCACCGCTGCGGGGCAGGCGGAGCTGCGTGAGTGGATGGACACCACCCCGGCAGGCTTCCCGGTGCTCAAGCACCCGGTGCTGCTCCGACTGCTCGTCGGCCACGTGACCGAGCCCCACCAGACCCGACAGATGCTGCACGAGTACGTCGCCGAGCTCGACCAGGCGCTCGCCGACCTCGGTCAGGTGCGCGAGAGCCTGCGCGGGGCCGACCGACCGGGCCAGCCGTTCAGGTTCCCGTCGCTGGTCGCCGAGTGGGGACTCGACTACTTCGACGCCGAGCGCCGGCACACGCACCGAGCCCTGGCGAGCCTCGATGAGACCGACCCCGGGGACACCGACGCGACTGCCTAGGCTGGCGCCGTGACGACTCGACCGAGCTCCGCCCTGCTCGGCCCGGTGGGCCTGGTGCTGGTCGGGATCCTCTCGGTCCAGCTCGGCGCCGCCATCGCCAAGGATCTGTTCGGGGAGATCTCCCCGACCGCGATGGTGTGGCTGCGCCTGGCCACCAGCGCACTGGTCCTCGCTGCCGTCGCCCGGCCGCGGCTGTCCGGTCGCAGCCGACAGGACTGGATCGTCGTGCTCGGCTTCGGCGCCAGCCTGGCGACGATGAACTGGGCGATCTACCAGTCCTTCGCGCGGATCCCGCTCGGCATCGCGGTCACCATCGAGTTCATCGGCCCCCTGACGCTGGCGGTCCTCGGCTCGCGACGCGCCCGCGACGTGATCTGGGTGGGGCTCGCAGGCCTGGGCGTCGCGCTGCTCGGCTTCCAGCGCAGCGACCTCGACCTCGTCGGCGTGGCGTACGCCCTGCTCGCCGGCGTCGCGTGGGCGGCGTACATCCTGCTCAGCGCCAGCACCGGCCGGCGGTGGGCCGGGTTCGACGGGCTGGCGGTCGCGAGCATCGTCGGGGCGA
This sequence is a window from Nocardioides sp. S5. Protein-coding genes within it:
- a CDS encoding EamA family transporter, whose translation is MTTRPSSALLGPVGLVLVGILSVQLGAAIAKDLFGEISPTAMVWLRLATSALVLAAVARPRLSGRSRQDWIVVLGFGASLATMNWAIYQSFARIPLGIAVTIEFIGPLTLAVLGSRRARDVIWVGLAGLGVALLGFQRSDLDLVGVAYALLAGVAWAAYILLSASTGRRWAGFDGLAVASIVGATAMTLPALLSAGTGLWDARVLLIGALVGLLSSVIPYSCELVALRSLRPAVFGILMSLEPAAAALAAIVVLEEHLSTVQWLAIACVVAASIGATRSGASPGEPPGATDEDRSAAHGTIAT
- a CDS encoding PadR family transcriptional regulator, translating into MSQDIPVTGYAILGLLTFGDELTGYEIKQRADVTLRFYWVSPAMSQIYTELRRLSDHGLVAADVRTDGGRDVTTYAITAAGQAELREWMDTTPAGFPVLKHPVLLRLLVGHVTEPHQTRQMLHEYVAELDQALADLGQVRESLRGADRPGQPFRFPSLVAEWGLDYFDAERRHTHRALASLDETDPGDTDATA